Proteins encoded in a region of the Paenibacillus pedocola genome:
- a CDS encoding chemotaxis protein CheA, translating into MDMNQYLSMFIDESNDHLQSLNESMMGLEANPEDISIVQVIFRSAHTLKGMAATMGFEDLASLTHQMENVLDLVRNNKLRMQDFIFDTLFKSLDALESMVEDITGGGEGKADVTAIVSSLQAIVRGEVPAAAGAAAEVTAAAATTGDAQISLDEFQYSVLEQSLQEGHQVLYVDVAIRKDCQLKAVRAYMVFDLLERSGEVVKSFPSVQDIEQEKFDYGFSLYYITQKDASEIQRMILNLSEIDKVTAIALDQESLSQMAQEMSAATAEASPATPVQESAASAPATAPAASAAKEENGKSAPVRTGGAPSRTIRVDIERLDVLMNLFSELLIDRVRLEQLASEVQNGDLTETVEHMGRVSGDLQNIVMKLRMVPVDTVFNRFPRMVRDLAKSLDKKIDLVVTGAETELDRTVIDEIGDPLVHLLRNAVDHGVESIQDRLASGKSDTGTVNLRAFHSGNHVFIEIEDDGAGIKPQKILQSAIKKGIITQEQAAAYSDDEAIQLLFAPGFSTAEVISDVSGRGVGLDVVKSKITSLGGNVVVYSTPGKGTNFSVQLPLTLSIIAAMLVKIGSEKYAIPLSSIVETGIVKNTQIRTIHGNRMIEFRNSHIPLLSLSKFYAVPDFDESTEEETEIVVVRKGERLVALAVQDFIGQNEIVIKNLGKYLPEVQGISGATILGDGQVALIIDPNAFIK; encoded by the coding sequence GTGGACATGAACCAATATTTATCCATGTTTATTGATGAGTCAAATGATCATCTGCAGTCATTGAATGAGAGCATGATGGGGCTGGAAGCAAATCCTGAAGATATTAGTATTGTGCAGGTGATTTTCCGTTCGGCGCACACCCTAAAGGGTATGGCGGCTACAATGGGGTTTGAGGATTTGGCTTCCCTAACCCACCAGATGGAAAATGTACTTGATCTGGTTCGCAATAATAAACTGCGGATGCAGGATTTTATTTTTGACACATTGTTCAAAAGCTTGGATGCCCTGGAATCCATGGTAGAAGATATTACGGGTGGAGGAGAAGGTAAAGCCGATGTTACTGCTATCGTATCTTCGCTTCAGGCTATCGTTCGGGGTGAAGTTCCTGCTGCGGCGGGTGCTGCTGCTGAAGTAACAGCTGCGGCTGCAACCACTGGCGATGCCCAAATATCTCTGGATGAATTCCAGTACTCTGTTCTGGAACAATCGCTGCAGGAAGGACATCAGGTGCTGTATGTCGACGTAGCAATCCGTAAGGATTGTCAGTTGAAGGCGGTACGGGCTTATATGGTTTTTGATCTCCTGGAGCGTTCAGGAGAAGTGGTCAAATCCTTCCCTTCGGTTCAGGACATAGAGCAGGAGAAATTCGACTATGGATTCTCTCTCTATTACATAACCCAAAAGGACGCTAGTGAGATTCAGAGAATGATTTTGAACTTGTCGGAGATTGACAAGGTTACTGCAATAGCCCTTGACCAAGAGTCCTTATCACAGATGGCCCAGGAGATGTCTGCTGCTACTGCCGAAGCTTCTCCTGCGACCCCTGTACAAGAGTCTGCGGCATCTGCCCCTGCAACAGCTCCAGCAGCGTCTGCAGCGAAAGAGGAGAACGGTAAATCAGCGCCTGTACGAACTGGCGGAGCACCTTCAAGAACGATCCGCGTAGATATCGAACGATTGGATGTGCTAATGAACCTGTTCAGCGAGCTGCTGATCGACCGTGTCCGTCTGGAGCAGCTTGCTTCTGAAGTGCAGAACGGTGACCTCACTGAGACTGTTGAGCATATGGGACGTGTCAGCGGCGATTTGCAGAACATTGTTATGAAACTGCGGATGGTACCAGTAGATACGGTATTTAACCGGTTCCCGCGCATGGTTCGTGACCTCGCCAAATCCCTGGACAAAAAAATTGATCTTGTGGTTACAGGTGCGGAAACGGAACTGGACCGCACGGTAATTGATGAAATCGGAGATCCGCTGGTCCATTTGCTGCGCAACGCTGTTGACCATGGTGTAGAGTCGATTCAAGACCGGCTTGCCTCAGGAAAGTCGGATACCGGTACAGTTAATCTGCGGGCTTTCCATAGCGGCAATCACGTATTTATTGAGATTGAGGACGATGGTGCCGGAATCAAGCCGCAGAAAATCTTGCAATCTGCAATCAAAAAAGGAATTATTACTCAGGAACAAGCTGCTGCTTATTCAGATGACGAGGCGATTCAACTTCTCTTTGCACCGGGCTTCAGCACGGCAGAAGTCATCTCCGATGTCTCTGGACGCGGCGTAGGTCTGGACGTTGTAAAATCCAAGATCACTTCGCTTGGCGGAAATGTGGTTGTCTATTCGACCCCGGGCAAAGGCACGAACTTCTCGGTACAGCTGCCATTGACCCTGTCTATCATTGCTGCCATGCTAGTAAAGATTGGTTCTGAAAAATATGCAATTCCGCTTTCATCGATTGTAGAGACCGGAATTGTGAAGAATACCCAGATCCGCACAATCCATGGTAACAGAATGATTGAGTTCCGCAACAGCCATATTCCGCTGCTTTCACTAAGCAAATTCTATGCAGTACCTGATTTTGATGAAAGCACGGAAGAAGAAACAGAAATCGTCGTTGTCCGCAAGGGCGAACGTCTAGTTGCACTGGCTGTGCAGGACTTCATCGGACAAAACGAAATTGTAATTAAGAATTTGGGTAAATATTTGCCTGAGGTTCAAGGCATTTCCGGTGCGACTATTCTTGGTGACGGGCAGGTTGCACTTATTATTGATCCGAATGCATTTATAAAATAA